One Oncorhynchus masou masou isolate Uvic2021 chromosome 18, UVic_Omas_1.1, whole genome shotgun sequence DNA window includes the following coding sequences:
- the LOC135504034 gene encoding sentrin-specific protease 1-like: MFNKFYEWIGTGFANLRYGLPAPDQQDNVDTHGIQQRRPIRRKRPIDCLEDGEAVDQALAVKKFRMGDLVDTVKTAAEGVKSHSADVALWVRNSVTPTLRNILPASPGPLEEHPGEEPPEEPQLEPSTFAPPPSTVWEETEVLEVRNSTPLDRTVVAPSTTLKWKSSKSESYRIEKSMVGSTVCRRKVCMALTHREAPKTNGHPVSQPPSSSSTSKPYPSLYPGRTHFRTPTSNRRFTSAGLGTGSGSITSMYEKTFPIRVVQSPSHGSSSYRLLRARARCTAQESVCEEEKEVYRQLLAMVSGGQSSSCHNGSSHGFPHSHRDFTSFLNTSRRLLQCSSPAGSGDASRGPSGPPSPRPESSQGYSNVPSPGEGYSSGAGNQPWASDSDLSPRGQEPVQSAPSPVTKLDTFSQDSQSSAHDGDSVIIVKEQKGKRPDSSSVPCFQAELWIKELSSMYDFRARERRRQIEGQEALTAQLLRQRISDDSQLGHRAVELHVRVPLEKEVPLAPFIEEPKPTEEKPEFPELTEDMEGEVGRALTVGSQDEVLSEGFRLTITRKDLQTLSHLNWLNDEVINFYMNLLVERSKDPSLPTVHTFNTFFFPKLRSAGYSAVRRWTKKMDIFSMDVILVPVHLGVHWCLSVVDLRKKSITYFDSMGGNNDEACRILLQYLQQESKDKKGKDLDTAEWTVQSKKRHEIPQQMNGNDCGMFTCKYAEYVTKDKPITFTQKHMPYFRRRMVWEILNQKLL; this comes from the exons ATGTTCAATAAATTTTACGAATGGATTGGAACGGGCTTCGCTAATCTCCGCTATGGACTGCCAGCTCCCGACCAACAGGATAACGTTGATACACATGGAATACAACAACGGCGTCCGATCAGGAGAAAAAGACCTATCGACTG TTTGGAGGACGGAGAGGCTGTTGACCAAGCCCTAGCAGTGAAGAAATTCCGGATGG GGGATCTTGTTGATACAGTAAAGACTGCGGCTGAAGGGGTGAAGAGCCATAGTGCCGATGTGGCTTTGTGGGTACGGAACAGTGTGACCCCTACCTtgaggaacatactgcctgcttcCCCTGGTCCTCTAGAAGAACACCCAGGGGAAGAGCCTCCAGAAGAGCCCCAACTGGAGCCCTCAACCTTTGCACCCCCTCCCTCAACTGTCTGGGAAGAAACTGAG GTCCTTGAGGTGAGGAATTCTACTCCTCTGGATAGGACTGTTGTTGCTCCCTCAACAACTTTGAAATGGAAAAGCTCTAAATCAG AGTCCTATAGAATTGAGAAGTCGATGGTGGGATCGACAGTCTGCAGACGGAAAGTTTGCATGGCTCTTACACATCGTGAAGCACCCAAAACAAATGGGCAccctgtcagtcagcctcctTCCTCCAGCAGCACCTCTAAGccatatccctctctctacccggGGAGGACCCACTTCAGAACACCTACATCAAATAG ACGGTTTACCTCAGCAGGGTTAGGTACAGGAAGCGGCTCCATCACCAGCATGTATGAGAAGACCTTCCCTATCCGCGTGGTGCAGAGTCCTTCACACGGCAGCTCCTCCTACCGCCTCCTCAGAGCCAGGGCTCGCTGCACTGCACAAGAG TCTGTctgtgaggaggagaaggaggtgtaCAGACAgctactggccatggtctcaggTGGACAGTCCTCCTCGTGTCACAACGGCAGCTCCCATGGCTTTCCGCACTCACACAGAGACTT CACCAGCTTCCTGAATACCAGCAGACGTCTGCTCCAGTGTTCGTCCCCTGCCGGGTCAGGAGATGCCTCACGGGGCCCCAGTGGACCCCCAAGCCCCCGTCCAGAGTCCAGCCAGGGGTACAGCAACGTCCCCAGCCCAGGGGAGGGCTACTCCAGTGGGGCAGGGAACCAGCCATGGGCCTCTGACTCAGACCTCAGCCCCAGGGGACAAGAGCCAGTACAGTCTGCCCCTTCCCCAGTTACCAAACTGGACACCTTTTCTCAGGACTCACAATCATCAG CTCATGATGGGGACTCCGTAATCATTGTGAAAGAGCAGAAGGGCAAAAGGCCAGACAGTTCAAG TGTACCATGCTTCCAAGCTGAGCTCTGGATCAAAGAATT GTCTAGCATGTACGACTTCCGTGCCCGGGAGAGACGGAGGCAGATAGAGGGGCAGGAGGCCCTAACTGCTCAGCTGCTGCGACAG CGTATCTCAGATGACAGCCAGCTGGGCCACAGGGCCGTGGAGCTGCATGTTAGAGTCCCTCTGGAGAAGGAGGTTCCTCTGGCTCCCTTCATAGAGGAACCCAAACCCACAGAGGAGAAACCAGAGTTCCCTGAGCTCACTGAG gatatggagggggaggtgggccGGGCGCTGACGGTAGGCAGCCAGGACGAGGTGCTGAGTGAAGGCTTCAGACTCACCATCACACGCAAAGACCTCCAGACCCTCAGCCACCTCAACTGGCTCAACGATGAG GTGATCAACTTCTACATGAACCTGCTGGTGGAGCGCAGTAAGGATCCCAGCCTGCCGACGGTCCACACCTTCAACACCTTCTTTTTCCCCAAGCTACGCAGCGCAGGCTACTCTGCCGTACGCCGCTGGACCAAAAAGATGGACATCTTCTCAATGGACGTCATACTGGTGCCTGTCCACCTGGGGGTGCACTGGTGCCTCTCT GTAGTGGATCTCCGTAAGAAGAGTATCACATACTTTGATTCAATGGGAGGGAACAATGACGAAGCCTGCAGGATACTGCTGCAATATCTGCAGCAGGAAAGCAAGGACAAGAAGGGCAAAGACCTGGATACCGCAGAATGGACTGTGCAGAGCAAGAAACGCCAT GAGATTCCTCAGCAGATGAACGGAAATGACTGTGGAATGTTCACATGTAAATATGCAGAGTACGTCACCAAAGACAAGCCAATCACATTCACTCAA AAACACATGCCCTACTTCAGGAGACGCATGGTCTGGGAGATATTGAATCAGAAACTGTTGTGA